In Parus major isolate Abel chromosome 3, Parus_major1.1, whole genome shotgun sequence, the following are encoded in one genomic region:
- the MEA1 gene encoding male-enhanced antigen 1 gives MAPAARAGGTTRRARSLLRDYNTHSAPRWPRRFREAVAAAPRRRARCMAVVLNMGPERVCPREPGPPEGPDGAAGWSGDEEEEEEEEEEGGGYLYQPLSQEPEQGLGDAGPGLQERLQMLRLHLPDPPVDSEEENEEAAEGATAQSSHSSIPMDAEHVELVKRTMASVKLPTLGIPAWASQISEEQWKDVVQRTLQARQSLGGSRPQWN, from the exons ATGGCACCGGCGGCGCGTGCCGGCGGCACCACCCGCCGCGCCCGGAGCCTGCTTCGGGACTACAACACCCACAGTGCCCCGCGGTGGCCGCGGCGGTTCCGGGAGGCGGTGGCGGCGGCACCTCGGCGCCGCGCCCGGTGCATGGCGGTGGTGCTGAACATGGGCCCCGAGCGCGTCTGTCCCCGGGAGCCCGGGCCGCCGGAGGGCCCTGACGGCGCGGCGGGGTGGAGCGGcgatgaggaggaggaggaggaggaagaggaggaaggcGGAGGGTACTTGTATCAGCCGCTGAGCCAGGAACCGGAGCAGGGCCTCGGCGACGCGGGCCCCGGCCTGCAGGAGCGGCTGCAG ATGCTGAGGCTGCACCTGCCCGACCCGCCGGTGGACAGCgaggaggagaatgaggagGCAGCGGAAGGCGCTACggctcagagcagccacagctccatccccatGGATGCAG agcaTGTGGAGCTGGTAAAGAGGACGATGGCCAGCGTGAAGCtgcccaccctgggcatcccgGCCTGGGCCAGCCAGATCTCAGAGGAACAGTGGAAGGATGTGGTGCAGCGCACGCTGCAGGCCCGGCAGAGCCTCGGTGGCTCCCGGCCTCAGTGGAATTGA